From the genome of Fulvia fulva chromosome 12, complete sequence:
GTGCGAGTCGTGTCAGCGATATAGCTCGGTACCTCTGACGTGTATGGAGTCATAAGGCGAAATTGCTGTGCATGGGATGAGCAGGCCGATGAAGTGAATGACTTGATAATTGATGTCGGCAGGTGAGAGGAATGCTCAGACCCTCACGATGCTCACACGGGGGTCTGAATCTCGTCAACTGCGTCATCGAGGGGACGGCAATGATACATGTATTTGCATGTGCTTTCATGTTGCTTCCGCAATCACGGGTTTGACCTGCCCAAGGGATCTCCAATTCGTAGATTGACCAGAGGCACAACACTCGTATGCCTTCTTCCAATCTGAAGACACCACCAACAGCAATTCGAGCTCAAACACGATCGTAATGTCCTCTCGCGCTCTGCGCAAGGCGCAACGCGAGAAGGAAGAACAAGATCGTCTAAAGCAACTCGAGCAGGAAGCAGAAGCTTTACAGGAAGAAGACTCGGACCATGAGGTCCCCGCTGCACAACCGAAGAAGAGTGCATTCGCCGTGCTACTCGAGGACGACGATGACCAAGTTGAAGAGGCAGACGATGGCATAGAAGAGGACGATACGACCCCAGAGGTACGTCTCTGAAGGAGATCAGTGGCTGAGAGCATGGTGGACCGCGCGAGATATGCGCTGCGCGACGCACTCCACGTACACCATGGTCTTCTTCGAGTATGGCTAACACTGCTGTTTGTAAGGTGCCTGCGACAGCGTCCATACCAAAGACAACATTGAAAAAGAAGAAAAAGAAGAAGAAAGCCAAGACTACTGGAGGTACAGCAACACCAGAAGTTAGCAAAGAGCAGGAGCTAGATGAGATCGACGCGGCACTGAAAGAGTTGTCCACGAACAAGAATGGCTCACAAGCCACTACTACAGCTGGCATCGACCAAACAGTCAATGAAGCCAGCAAGCTACTTGCGATCGACTCGAACCACCTCCATGCGCAAAACGAGATGCGAAGACTGTTTGGACGTGCTGCACTGCAGCAAGATGAGGACGAACAGCCAGCAGCCGAAGCCGTGGGTGGCAACAGAAGGCAGCAAAGACGAGTACAACAGGTCGGACTTGCACAAGCTCTGCGAGGGCAACAGCAGGGCGGTCGCTCCGGCCTTTCAGCTATTGCACTAAGACGAAACATCTTCATCCAGGGCAAGGAGGAGTGGCCAATGGCAACAAGCGGTGGTCTCAGCATGGACGTTGAAGAGAAGCGAGCAGATGGCACAGTACTGTATCGATTTGTGCACAACACGGCCTACCAGGATGTCCAGTCACAGTTTGAGACATGTGTGGAATCTATGGACCCAAACCGACTTGTTGCTCTTTTGCGACTCAACCCATACCACATATCGACACTGCTTCAGGTATCAGAGATCGCCAAGCAGGATCGAGACCACGCTACCTCTGGAGATCTTCTCGAACGTGCTCTTTTCTCCTTCGGACGAGCTGTTCACAGCACATTTGCCAAAAACTTGGCCGAGGGTAAAGCACGACTCGACTTCAGAAGGGCAGAGAATCGCGAGTTTTGGCTTGCGAGCTGGCGATATATGCAGAACCTGACAATGCGAGCTACATGGAGAACAGTCTACGAGTGGGCAAAGCTACTGCTCTCACTATCGCCAGAAGACGACCCATATGCACTTTGGCTTGTGCTTGATCAGTATGCGCTAAGGTCGCGTCAGGATCTTGACTACCTCAACATTAGTCGCAACAGCACTTTCAGAGCCGTTCACCACGATATGCCTAATGTCCAGCTAAGTCAAGGCTTGGCAGAGTTTCGAGCTGGTAACCAAGGTAAGGGCAAGCAAGCATTGTTCACTGCGATGGGCCAATACCCTTGGCTCGTCGCGAGATTGTGTCAAGAACTCAACATTGACCCTCCACCTGGTGTTTGGGGCAAAGAAGCAAGGACAGAACGAGAAAAGCTACATGCAGAGCTTTACGCGACTCGAGCAAAGGATCTCTGGAATACTCCGGAGACTATTGCTCTACTGAACGAAATTGCTAGTGCGCTACCTCCCGACACACCATCGGCAGCAGTAGACGCAGACGACATCACACGGGAAGAAGCACGCCACGTACTCCTGTCTGACGTGCCTGCCCTCATTGCCCTGATTCCTCGAAGCTACACTGCGCAACTCGAGAGCTCGTCGGATCCACTACCACCGGACGACTCGTACATGTCATACCTGTCCCGAGTCAGTGGTCGGTCGAGAGGCGGTGGCGGCCATATGGGCCTCGATCAGATCGAGAACAGCGTCCGCGAGATCCAGAACCTCCATCAGTTCTTCGCGAGGCTATTTCCATGGTTCAGACGTGGCGGTGAAGCGAACGAAGACGCTGAGCATGACAACGATGGTGCTGCTGATGCTGACGAAGGTCATGTTATCGACGAGGAGGCTATGCCTCCCGACCAGGAGACTCTTATGCGCCAAGTCGAAGAAGCTGGCTACACGCGGGCAGAGTTCGCAGAGCGAGCGCAACGACTTATTACTCTTCAAGGCCAATTGTTCGGCGGCGGTACTGGAGTCGGACCTGAAGTCATGGCTCGGATCGCGACGGAGCATGTCAACAATGCTGCTATGCGCCATGAGGATGAGGAAGGCGAAGGCGTGCCAAGTCAATTCCATCAACCACGAGTGGAAGACGAGACGGACGAAGGTTGAGCTGCCCTTATCTCGGCCTTTCTCGAACCTGCTACGCTACCACGAAGTGTTGATGGTACAGCTCGCTCACACTGACCTCAAGAGTGCTCAATGTGCCGCTACTGCTACTCGTGGCAGCTCAGACCGAATGAACCCACTTTGATCGCACGATGTGCGCCTGGGCAGCCATCTACCAGCATCGCCGTGGGGGGAGACAAGAAGTACTTACCCCCTCAACCGCTACGTCTTGGTGCGTTGCACAGCAGCAACCCCGCTGGAGTAGTATGGCGAGCAGATCGCCTATGCACTGCCCCTCGCTTGACGGGTTATGAAGTACTCGCCCAGTATACGAACACCGATGCCTGTAAGCAGTGCTCATGCTTCTCAATTGTCTCCTTGTCACATTTACTTGATTCCACGTCCCACTTCTTCTCACGCTGTCCTCATCAAGAAAGCAAAGTGACACAGTTTGGTGGCCTCGATCACCGTCTCTAGACAACACCGCATACCATGAATCTTCACCATGACGTTCACTTCAATTAAAAGCTTCGACCCAAGGACTATCAGTTCAGGGGATCCGCTTGTGAATATCGCCGTTCTCCAGCAGCGAGGGAAGTTCGATGTGGTTATGATCAATGGGAGGACACATCAAGTGATCCATGAAGATTCTGTTCCGCCTGAACGGTCTGCGATAGCTAGATAACCTCAAATGACGATCTTGACGTCTGATAGAATGGCTAGTTGCCGATGTTATAGGCGATGGCATTTCCTTTAAGGCAGCTCCACAATCGAGAGTATCACGACCAACCTCCGAGGCTCGTTCCGAATCTCCAGCCTCATCGACCTAAGCGCCAAGCACCCACGCCCACAGACTTTTGGGATGGTGATTGTCGTTGGACCTTGCGTCAAGCATCAGGTGCCACAAAGAAAGCAGGTAGAGCTTCAGACTAGGGTAAAGTCTTGTAGTCTTGCACCCCGAGCTTCCAAAGCATCGACATCACAGCGCGGATCTTCTGACTTGCTCCGTCGGATCTCGCCTGTGTCTTTGTGCTGGTAGTAAATGTGATCAGGCTCGTGCGGAACTGTGATATCTTCCCACTCCTCGGGCAAAGGAGGCAGACGCGGATCATGGTATGACACCTCTCCGGTCTCAACGTTCCTGAACCTGTGGTCGTGATATCCGTCCTCCTGAGTCCAGACAAGCTCCCACGGATGAGGTCAATTGCCAAGGACTGCTTCGCCAGCCATCACACCCTCTACGTACGCCTCACCCAGGACTTGGAACGTTGCGTCATGCAGAGGCCGCAGTACGAGTGGGAGTTCGCATCCTAGGAGCACGGCTACCACATCTCCCTTTTGAACAAGGCGCACCCAATCCTAGCTTATTGCCGTCCATGATGAAGATACAGCGCCCTGCGGCACATAAAGTCATCTGCTGGACAAAGTATCGCTCCGAGGACTCCAAGACTGAGTCCGGACGTTCGATGATGTGGGAGAGTGTGCTCACAAGCTCTGACGCAACTCCCAGCCGTGCATAGGAGGGCACCATGCAATCGTTGACTTCACCAGCGCAAAGCACCGTGGCTAGAGTTTTCAGGGTGGCTAAGCCCGCGATCTGAAGCGTTTTGACTGCGAGCCGCGACAAACACATGGCACGCTCAGTGAAATCCGTCATGCCGAGAGTAACATTCGATGGCACAGAGGTCGAAACAGTGCCTACATACAAGCCCGTGAGCGTTGGTCGTCTATCGTCAATATTTATAACCGCACTCTTGGCTCCGCCACTTGCAATTCCTGTCATGTATCTGGCGCCAGTTTGCCGTCTCCTAGACCAATCTGGATCCCACGAGGGTAGCGTGGTGCGCGAGTCAAGTGGTGCGAGATGGAGTAGAAGACTCAAGTCATTGCGCTGGAGTATGTACTTTGTAGCCCACTCAGCAAGACTTCCTGACATGACTTTGTGTAGTCTGGCTTCAGAGGTATTGTGTGAGGAGATATTGTGGCCAAGGCTTGAGAAGTGTATAGTCGGTCGCTGGGGCGTTGGCAGTCGGACCATCGCATGTTTTTGAGCTGATCAAGCTGCTTCTGGGCAGCGCGGTCGCAGAGCGAAAGGGTAGCTCGTAGCCTAGAAATGAACGCCAATCGATCTCGGCCCCTGATAAATTTATCCTCGCAAGCGAACACGAACGTCCGGAACTGATGCCATGTTATTTCATAGGGACCGCAGATCAGAGAGGACTTTGCATCTCCTATGTGTACTTCTTGCCATATCCAAAACCTTGAGAACCACAAACAACGGAGTAGGTTGGCCAGCGCTGACACATGGTTTTCTGGTAGAGGCGCTACACCTCCGAAGTCCAGCCAAAGTCGCGCTTCCTTTCCGCCATTGAAAGCCTCGATATTGTTCAACTGCTTATCGTAGGCGACGTGGGTACTGATCTCGCGGATCCGAGCCATGGCCAGATCGCTGTCCTGAGAACGAGGTCCAAGCCAGCATAGAACTCTTGCAGCTCTTCGATATATCGCAGTCATCAGCTGCACTTGATGTGCTCGCTCCTGCAGGTTACCCTGATCGATACAAATTGCCTCCACCCACAGGTACCGCGTCTTTTTCCTGTATCGAAGGTGCCTCAGGGCCAGCGCGCAGTTGCGCGTCACCTTCAGCGTCCAAGAGTGCCGTCGATCGCTGATATTGATTGTCGCCGGATCAGATTCGGAGCCCCAGACATATGACAGAGCTTCGTATTGCCTTCTACGCAAGTGCTTGCATCTGTGAATCGATAACTTGACGCGAAGCGGAGATCGCCAATTTCCGGGCGATAGGTGCAAGATTCTTATTTCGTCTTTCCCGTAGTCTTCTCGCAGTGCAGAATAGGAGTATGGCTGTCGTCGTTGAATTGGTGTCGAAAGTAATGTGGTTTGTAGCCATATCGGGATTGGCTCATCCGGGCATGTCCAAGCTCTCCAGGTATCTTCTATACATCTCTTTTCAGAGCCAATCTGTCAAGAAGTGGCCGAGTCGGAGGAGCGGCCTACATCTCAAAATTCTGAGCCCAAAGAGAGGCGATCAAAGCTGCAAAGGGACGTACCGGTAAGCAGCTCAGCCCTCTCATGCAGCCATGCCCACCCTGCGCCACCACGAATCTTGAGGCCGCACCTCTGTCCGATGATCAAGAACTGGGTACGGACACAAGCTCGGAAGGCGGCGTGAGCAAAAGGCGCGGTATTGACGGGCGAGGCGGGATGAAGTGAAATGCAAAGCTTCGACGACTCCTGCCCAAACATGGTCATGGCAACATGCTGACACACGCAACCGACGACATGCTGAGCAGCAAGAACAATCGAGCTCACTGTAGCGATACGTAGTCTTCTACTGAACGCCGTCCTATGCATTTCATGATCCATGCCTCCCAGTCATACCTCGTTCCTTGCCACAGCCTAGTAGTCCTCGCCACGACTCACGACCTCCTTCACATTCGGCCTGAGGAGAATCGTGTGCTCATATTGCGCAGTATAGCTTCCCTTGATATCACAAAGCGGCGGGTAATCCTGCACAATACCGCTCTGGACCAAGTTGTTCAAGCCCAGTAGGTACTTCTCATGTCCCAAGCGATCCAAGTATCTCCGGCAGAAAGGTAACGTGCCAAAGTTTTTGTCAATCGACTTGAGTAATGTCTTCGCACTCGCCACGCGTAGCGCGACCTTTGGTGCGTCTGGCATGCGGGCGTAATGTGATGTCTCCATGTCATCGCGAACAACACCCTTGCCTGTCGACCCGAAAGTCTCGATGGCGTAGGTCTCGCCTTCCTCCATCTTCTCGTTCGAGCCGCCCTTTACGATCGGCACGCTCTTGCCCGCACTGCCGCCGTGGATGCTGAAGTGGCCGATGGTGTGTCCATTGAGGTTTCTTATGGCCTTGACCGGGTACGTCTGTCCGTTGATCTCGACCTCGTAGCTCTCCATAGCTTCCTGAATGCCTTCTCCGATCTCACTCATCCGTGCATCGATACCTGCTAGCCTAATGCCGGTGTTTGTGGCATCTTTGACTGATGCAAGGAGGTTGTCGTATTGTGGTTCGAAAGCCATTGTGAATGCACTGTCTACGATTCGCCCGTTGACGTGTACACCGAAGTCGACCTTCATCACGTCGGCTTGCTGCAGGACCATCTTGTTGCCGGCATTTGGTGTGTAATGTGCTGCACAGTGGTTGAGTGAAAGTCCTGTGGGAAATGCCACGCCTGCAATCAGGTTGTCGCCCTCCTCGAGTCCAGCGTGTCCAGTCAAGCTCCGTGTACCATTCTCGATTGTCTCGGCAATTTCTGTAAGAGTCATGCCAGGCTTGATGACCTTCTGTGCATACTTTCGCACTTCTCTATGCACCTCTGCGGCTTGCCGGTAGTCTGTGAGGAAGTCCGAGTTCATGCGGTCAAGATGTCGCTTCTCCTCGTTTGTCGTACGGTATGCATTGTCGTTCTTGTAATCGACCTCCTCGCCAATAGGGTAGCTGTTGTCTGGGAAGAGGTCTGACACTTTCCTCGTGGGAGGAGCAGTCTGTGCCTTTGCGCCGCCGCCTGATGCGCCTGTACcggccttcttcttcttgcGTGGCTTTCTcttcttctttttctttccTGCGCCCTCTCCTGCCCCTTCACCTCCCTCCTGTTGTTCGTCGGCCTCATCGTCATCGGAGTCGCCCGCTTCTAGGTCGCCATTTCCGTTCGCTGTGGATGTGCCGTTCTTCTCCTCAGTGAGCTTGAGGGCATCTAGGCCCGGCTCGGGAGTGACAGCAGACATTGTGGGTGGTATTTGTTGCTGCTAGGCAGTGTAGAGCATGGAAGAAATGGTCTCCAGAGGAATGAACATATCTCGACCCcacttcgataaggcgtgAAAATTTGATGACTACTTTACGGAGCAAAACGTGTGTTTAGAGCCTCGATTTTTTGTTGCATTCATCAAAGTCATGATCGATTCATTTATGAGATCCGACTATCTACCGCCTATGCTGCATCAATTAACTCTACTCAGATCCATCAATAATGCCCGCCGATGTGCCTTGAAGCAATGCAGTCTCAAATGCCACTTGCCGCGAACAACTCATTCCTCACAGGCATGGCAGGCAGGCGATTGATTGATTGATTGTTCCATTAACGTGCTATTTGAGTCCTAGACTATGTAACACGGGTCGTATCCACGACCGAGtttgttaaacaggtacgagttgcgcagcagtggaagacggcggattacacgaaagacgaagaaggacccaataggatagcgtgtatctacatacagtatcgccggtgttggtgtaggtagatactaggtgtccggatgtttgctagcctatgggctggcaaaccctagtcacgtgatctagtcacatgacacacccacacccacatgcttgtcctgcggcctgtatgttctcaacagAGTTCAAAATTTAAAGAGAAAAGCCCCGCGTACCCGGACGTAAAAACTCTTCGAAAGATCGCGAGCTCGCGCTCGGTATTTGTAACAAAGGTCGACTAATATTGCTGCGGTAGTAGGCCGCATCCCGGTAGTAAAATTTGTCGCGGTCTTGTCGCCCGGGATAGACGGCAAATTGCGCCCGTGTTTCTTCGCTACGCCGCGCCGGGTAGGCCCGCCGTACGCACGCCGAAAACCGAGAATttgagagagagagagaggcTGTATCTCGAATGACCCGTCCCCTCCGAGAGTCTTCGACCGCCTCCTTCGTACGATATCCCGAGATTTGGTGTCTCGCTCTAGATTCGTAGCGAGAGCGCTCGCTTTGTACGGCCGTCGTTGTCCGAAGAGAGAGTCCGCCGCCTTCTCTCTTCTTTCGAGCAGTTCCGAGTGTCTTCGTTAATAGATATCCGggcgtatcctctcttcccCTCTCTTCTCTTCCCTTCTTCTTCGTACCGTACCCTAGGTTACCCGTCGCGTTATAGGTTTCGAATAGGCGTCGCTTTTCGTGTTTACGGCTAAGCCGCGATTCGAGAGGGGGGTTCGAGTTCGAGAGGGAGAGTCTTAGTTTCTCTTCGTCGTAGCGAAGGTACTTACGTCGTCCGCCGCGTGAAGGCGCTCTCCGTAGGACGACTGGCAGGCAGGCGAGATGGGCGTACGCCCAAGCCTGCTATCCGTGGAAGCGCGTTGCTGGAGGTTGTCTACTTGCAGATATCCTCCATACTTGAACCGGATAGCATGACCTAGCCCATCTGGCCCGTGGAAGCACAACGCTTCAGCCCTTCTGCATCGATCGATCGGCACCTGCAATGAACACATGCCAACCTCTTTCAACCACTGGCAGGCATCGACTGCGTCAAAGGACGCTGTCATGAAATATCGAAGCAGCCTGTTCGGGTTCCGCCGCTCATCATACTCCACGATCAGAACTGCCTGATGCCCTCCCCACCGATCACCATATCCTGCCCCTTTTCACTGATCTCCTTACTAGGCTGCACCCACACTTTACTCGCATCCTCCCTCCGCTCGGTTCCAAACTTGTCCATACAAAATTTCAAGACACCCTCGACCTCCCTCCTACTCTCACTTTCCAACTCCTCCCTGCTGCCCGCGCCCTTCTTGATCAGCCCTTCCACCCCGTCAAGGAAGTCCCGCGCCTTGCTTTGTGGCGGTACTTTCTTCTCCACATCACTAACCTCCCCCTTCTCGTCCTCACTTGCCTCACCCCATATCCTCGCAAAAACCTCACTCTCACTCACATCGCTATACCAGGCTCGAGCATTATCCATATCCCCTTCGATGCGGTGCAGGATACCGTGGAGGTACATTGCGGTGTGCTCCGGCGAGGACTGCATGTGGCGGACGAGAAAGTGGGAGGAGGGGAGGTCGAGGTTCAGAATGTGGAGTAGGGCTTCGAGGGCAGGATGGAGGTAGAGGGTGGATATTTTGTCTGTTAAGGCGGGATCCCATGATTTGCCTGGCGGGAGGAGGGGAGCTGGGGCGGATTTGAGGGTGGTGAGGCGTGAGTCGAAGGAAATTTCGCTCCTGGCGGGAAAGATGGAGGTCATGGTGGATTGTGGAATGTTCAGTGTGGATCTTGGTGTCCTCGAAATTTCCTCTGGGGGGAGAAGGAAGGCATGGAGGGGACGAATGGTATGTATGGCAGTTGTTTAGGACCAATTCTTTGGGGGCATCATTGTGATGGCCCTATAGACGTCATTGATTGCCTCGACCGGCTGCTCATCAACCAATTAACAACGGCCATCAAATATTGACTGGAAACTTTGTGACTTATGTTCGAGATCAAAGGCAGTGCGATCGATTTCAAGAATGCCAAATTGAGAACATGTTGTTGCTGACGTGGTGGCATCGAGCTCAACAGATCATCGCACTGTGGAGCTGGTCGGgactaagaataacgttGGTAGCAAGCCAATGGCAAACAGGCGTCTTTAGACCAATTACGCCAAGCGGAACAGAGGCTGTACTCTCCCTGATCTCATCACCATCAGATCGATGACAACCAGGAAAGGTACATAAGATTGGGCTCCATGGGCGGCGTTAAGCTGACAAGGGCCGATGGCCATAAGACGGATTCTATCTGAGCCTCTTAAGACATCGAAGGTGGACTATATTCAACAGCTCGCTTTGGAGCGTAATTGAAAGTTATCCCTTCCCGCTCCGAAACAGCCCTGAATGTGTCTTCGAGGGGAGCGGATGGCTGCGAACCAGCAGGCTGTTCATCTCAAGCCGAACGCCTCAACACATGGACCTATTACCAGACGAGATTGAGACTACAAAATGTGCTGTAGCGCGTGAGACCCGCTATGGTACCGCGAAGCGACGAGCTGAGCATGCGATATTGCGACTATAGTCGTGAAGACTGAAGACACGTTGTTGTGCGGCGTGCCTAAGGTATATCCGGTTTTGAATTACGACCAATCACAGCTCAGCTTGGCATCCTCCTCGAGCCCAATATCGCACGCTCGCCATTGCCTTCGCAATACTGCTCTCGCTGACGTCGTTGACCTCCGGTCGCAAGCTCCCTACGGTACGACTAGCGCTCGAACGTAGCTCAGGAAATGGTTCACTTCGCGAATCAAGCCGAGATATGCTCGTTCATCTTCTGGATCTTTGGTGATGGCGACTAAATTGGAGATATCGCGGTTCCGACCGAGTGCCTCTTTGGCGAACGGCCCAGTAGAGCGCCGCCATACGATGAAGGCATGAAGGCGCTGGCTTCCTCTGATCACGGTGCATATCGTTCGTCGCCGTCAAATGGCGGGCATCGAGGTTGTAGCCTTCGACCCTGCTATGGTTGGAAAGACGACACATGGTTCCATCATCTCATGAACCGTTATCAAATGCATCCAATCAACTCCCTAAGCTCCCCAACAGTATTCACCTCTATGAAAAACGCATCTCGAATTTCAACACCCAGCGCCTCACGAAGTCGCTGCGATATGACTAGAGACATAAGCGAGTCAATGCCAAGGTCAGCGATGTGAGCACTGTCGGCGAGCTCGGAGATCTCACTTCCAATCTCCTCCGCTATGATCGACTGAGCAGTCACCCAGTTGCCATTTGTAtgtggttctgcctctttGTCAGGCTCGTGGTTAACGTTGACGTATGCGGTCGCCGTGCCCGGTGTCTTAGGCGAGGTTTCGGCATTTCCAGCTTTGATTCCGTTGACAGCGATTTGATCTTTCTGACGTTGAGCATTCTCCTGAGACTTCGCAGGCGGGCCACGATCTGGCGGAAAGAAGAATCTGTCCAACATTACTCTCGGCCAGCGCCGGTACAGAACTCGCTCCACGAAGCCGACCAAAGTGCCAACCGCATCGAAGATAAAGACGTCGCCCAGATAGCAGCCTTGCTCGGATGATTGCTCAACCTTCACATAGCTGACAAGCTTCTCACCCGCATGCAACTGCCTTGCAAAGGTCATGCGATCCCACCCAGGCGTGATGTAGAAAAATTCCTTCGTGTCAAACACATCTCCACCGTTGAGTACGAAGCCTGGCAGCGAGATCAAGGCATCTGCCCAATGGGCTGCCAGGTGCCAGTGTCCATGGGCCTCAGGCAAAGTGACCTCGGCAAATGCTTCGGAGCCTTGCATGACTACACTCGTCATGTTCCGGTATACCTCGCCGTGCTCGACGAGGTTGGCAAAAAGTCGGTAGGCTAATCGCCCGGAGATCTTGTCCGCTGTGCCTGAAGCTACGGACTCACGCAAGAATGCAATCCGCGACGACACAGTCTGAGTTCCTGCTTGTCGTTCTCTGATGCGTGCAGTGTCATCGCAGACCGAGACCCTGCAATGCGCGTATGACTTTTCGCTGCCTGGGCGATAGAATTCAACATCGACTTCCCTCGCAGTAGATGTGGCTTGTGCTGTGGTTTCGACAATCTGAGGCTGGCTGAGGCTGGCTTGGGCGCAGACGGGATCGTGATACAATAGATCGCTGACCGATATGGTAGTCGGCGGATTGGAATAGCCAGATGCCTGCAAAAGATGGTGTGCTGCAGCGAGCGCCATGTCGGTGTGAACATACTGCGATCATCAGCCTGGAATGTCTATTTTACTTTGAGGGTATACCTACTGAGGATACCACGCCTACACTGTTCATGGCATGTCCTTCAACCACTTGAAGTAGACCAGGATCAATGACGTTGGTTCTCGCCTCAACGCGGAAAATGCCCTCTTTGACGCACGCAGAGATAATACTGTGCAAACTCGACGATGTCCTAGTCTCCAGCGTGGCGGGTGCCTCGACTGTAGGCAAGGTGCTGCGGCTCTTGGTAAGTAGCCAATCTCCCTCGTATTGGATCCAGTAGGTCTGGTTATTCCAAGCATAGTGAGGAAGCTCCGCGAGGCGGAGGCCACTCTCGAAAGGACGGTGAAACTGTCGCCAATCTATACTGACGCCATCTCTGTGCATCGCAGCGAGCGCAGTGGTGACTGTCGTCCAGTTGCACTCGTTACGCTGGAGTGATGGAAATGCTTTGTCAGTCTCCAGTGTATTCTTGACATAATTCGTACACACAGGATGAGGGCCAACTTCAAGCCACAGGGTGTCGGGTGTGACCAGTCCAGAGTCCCTTGCAGTATTAAGAGCATCGTAGTAGTGGACAGGGTCTCGAATAGCGTTGATCACATATCGAGCCTGGATCTCTCGACTTCCCGCCGGGACGACTTGACCAGTTTGAGGAGAGATGGTGGGCAGCTTCGAGGGCTGAAACTGTACTCCACGAATGATCTCGGTCAACCCTTCCATGACCAAGTCCATCTGACTGCTGTGGAATGCATACGGTATGTTGAGTCGGTGTGTCTGTATGCCTCGGAGCTTCAGTCGTTCTGCTATAATACCAATTTCGGCCGCGGGTCCTGTCAGCACGTGACATTTGGGACTATTGTAAAGCCCAAGGTTGTATGGGATTCTCTGAAGGGCGTCGTCGATCTCCCTTAAGGAAGCAAATGCAGCTACCATCCCATGAGTGTCACGAGTCAGTACTCGGTCAAGCAACTGTGCACGTTTCCCAGCGATGAAAAGTGTATCCGCTGTCGACAGTACGCCTGCCGCATTCAATGCAGCAAGTTCTCCGAGGCTGTGTCCTATCACCGATTGAGGTTGGGTTCCGAGGCTCCGCCAGTACCAGGTCAACGCGATCTCGATCACAACGATGGCCAGGTGTATCACCGGCGAAGGTAGATCATTGGAGAACGTGGAGCTTCCGTCAATACTGCTGAGTACGGAAGGTAGTTCCATGCTCATGCCAAGATCATTGAGGAACTCGACATCACGGCGGAAGCTGTCAGACCTGTGGTATAGATCTGCACCGAGACCAGTGTAGCATACGCCTTGACCAGTGTACGCGAAGACAATCGGAGGCTGTTTCGTAGGGACTACAACGACTTCGTCGAGAGTGCTAAGTCGTGACTCCAGATTACGCTTGAGCTCATACAGATCTCGAATGAGAAATGTTGTACGTAGGGGATGATGAGCTTTGCGAGCAGTGGTCGTGTATGCGACATCGCATAATTGTGATGACGCATTGTTCTGAACCCACTCCAGGAGTTGCGAGAGGTTGCCTTCCAAAGACGGTCTTGACTTTGCAGACACAGTG
Proteins encoded in this window:
- a CDS encoding Non-reducing polyketide synthase PKS19 produces the protein MHLDDATANVPAQPGPRAKGSDQAHVYFFSGEIPQGDPEGDMAEVFRKVRTLSHAAGNEDLGRFLRQATNAIREEIFELPKNVQDTLPWVGNILDWTHHVVALRNTGIGGSIDRALACVYQMSLVLVEQPSIPLTIRHEAWQTCLLGKGIGLLTAACLGLAKSHGELAYLAAIVVRIAFRTGLMVDRVSGSVEAPDHSSPSSKAWLACVHGLTEQAVQCEVDKYNTAQNLPLYRAAFICNTTESSVSVSGPPSTIKGLIAALKKSTKSRCVPMPKIQGATHADHLYTFRDAEWIVPAIDLQSSLHTRLVLPTTGLVPAGTKATELFRMIVDQDLSAKQIKSEVDVDAVEGVLTSLGAARCTIYTVRRFSHADEFRSRLRSRMPSLELTDVEMSPSLATRPNINNTKACRPSHSKIAVVGMSCRFPDGADDVNKFWNLLAEGRDAHRTIPADRFDAQTHVDHTGQTRNTSKTPYGCFINEPGLFDAAFLSMSRREAEQTDPMHRLALATAHEALEHAGYTAGSSRISAHRVGTFYGQASDDYRRINYFNKFSGPSFSCDTACSSSLATLQLACTSLWADDADMLVVGGLNVLTNCDVYAGLSHGHFLSKTGGCKTWDKGADGYCRADGVGSVVLNRLEDAEADNDNVLGIILSAATNHSAEAVSITHPHTASQAELYRQVIWRAGLDARDVGYVEFHGTGTQSGDATELAAVTSVFAPSVRPRSLAQPLYIDSVKANVGHGEAAAGIMALIKSLLVLQKGTIPPHVGIKTELSMHFPVDAEKRNLHIPWKPTAWPKKESGKRTVIINNFGAAGGNTTVAMEEADQRERTETDDRTLHLVTVSAKSRPSLEGNLSQLLEWVQNNASSQLCDVAYTTTARKAHHPLRTTFLIRDLYELKRNLESRLSTLDEVVVVPTKQPPIVFAYTGQGVCYTGLGADLYHRSDSFRRDVEFLNDLGMSMELPSVLSSIDGSSTFSNDLPSPVIHLAIVVIEIALTWYWRSLGTQPQSVIGHSLGELAALNAAGVLSTADTLFIAGKRAQLLDRVLTRDTHGMVAAFASLREIDDALQRIPYNLGLYNSPKCHVLTGPAAEIGIIAERLKLRGIQTHRLNIPYAFHSSQMDLVMEGLTEIIRGVQFQPSKLPTISPQTGQVVPAGSREIQARYVINAIRDPVHYYDALNTARDSGLVTPDTLWLEVGPHPVCTNYVKNTLETDKAFPSLQRNECNWTTVTTALAAMHRDGVSIDWRQFHRPFESGLRLAELPHYAWNNQTYWIQYEGDWLLTKSRSTLPTVEAPATLETRTSSSLHSIISACVKEGIFRVEARTNVIDPGLLQVVEGHAMNSVGVVSSYVHTDMALAAAHHLLQASGYSNPPTTISVSDLLYHDPVCAQASLSQPQIVETTAQATSTAREVDVEFYRPGSEKSYAHCRVSVCDDTARIRERQAGTQTVSSRIAFLRESVASGTADKISGRLAYRLFANLVEHGEVYRNMTSVVMQGSEAFAEVTLPEAHGHWHLAAHWADALISLPGFVLNGGDVFDTKEFFYITPGWDRMTFARQLHAGEKLVSYVKVEQSSEQGCYLGDVFIFDAVGTLVGFVERVLYRRWPRVMLDRFFFPPDRGPPAKSQENAQRQKDQIAVNGIKAGNAETSPKTPGTATAYVNVNHEPDKEAEPHTNGNWVTAQSIIAEEIGSEISELADSAHIADLGIDSLMSLVISQRLREALGVEIRDAFFIEVNTVGELRELIGCI